A single window of Pontibacillus chungwhensis DNA harbors:
- a CDS encoding response regulator, whose amino-acid sequence MILVIDDNEDIRFTVQEICDFGGWQAETAVNGKEGAEQFQSGRHQLVLVDFHMPEWDGLQTVKAIRKKDPHVPIIVLTVDERFELAEAFTKEGANDFALKPIKAADLLSRIKLNLKMAKLQDEGQTAFIEKGINEDTLRQVKAYLYEQTEPQTINEIQKNLPVSYQTVHRYLNYLVEMGDVEIQSHYGSKGRPKNKYTLL is encoded by the coding sequence ATGATTTTAGTCATTGATGATAATGAAGATATACGTTTTACGGTACAAGAGATCTGTGATTTCGGTGGGTGGCAGGCTGAAACTGCGGTGAACGGAAAAGAAGGCGCCGAGCAGTTTCAATCTGGACGTCATCAGCTCGTATTGGTCGATTTCCACATGCCGGAGTGGGACGGACTTCAAACGGTAAAAGCTATCCGTAAAAAAGATCCTCATGTCCCGATTATCGTCTTAACGGTGGATGAGCGCTTTGAATTAGCCGAGGCGTTCACAAAAGAAGGGGCGAATGATTTTGCCTTAAAACCGATTAAAGCGGCTGATCTGTTATCGCGCATTAAGTTAAATTTAAAAATGGCGAAGCTGCAGGACGAGGGTCAAACAGCTTTCATTGAAAAAGGCATCAACGAAGACACACTACGCCAGGTGAAGGCTTACTTATATGAGCAGACAGAACCGCAAACCATTAATGAAATCCAGAAAAATCTTCCCGTCTCCTATCAAACCGTACACCGTTATTTGAACTATCTCGTCGAAATGGGAGACGTCGAAATCCAATCCCACTACGGCTCAAAAGGCCGCCCAAAAAACAAATACACCCTACTCTAA
- a CDS encoding sensor histidine kinase has protein sequence MIGYLLAGCVLLLLGISFPGFTHEWTAWIYENIEKSLTMSDSGSLLVTALSYAFWYFLIFYCIYIGSMFISYAVSKNRRSLFYQGLLVFLVMGSVYIFNVIHHEHYSYSIHLGLLAILLFLHNFIPEQRYFYSMFSVIILFLFFAVQWLNMVPGLTVFGIGTDDFAVSIKLADEYLTDNTLFSTISIILFAGFFLIAVIVTTILHLFSKQVTITRKYQKQTEELQEARGELFETNVYKEIHSLVHDMKTPLVTVEGLVSLIELKNEDKKVDGYFDRIYGSVNKMKDMVSEILYEETKREMEVMEVIQYVRSHLSIDDDSITVSVKVEEDLPMIEVNKIRFSRALSNMVENALRSLRETGGTLKVQAYSYAEGVAFSIKDDGPGVDPSLLEEIWEEGFSTKRSSGIGLPFVKSVVDQHGGTIDMKSTPYVETSVTVYLPVYVEEEAYDFSH, from the coding sequence ATGATTGGGTACTTATTGGCTGGATGTGTGTTGTTGCTGTTGGGTATTTCATTTCCTGGCTTTACGCATGAGTGGACAGCGTGGATTTATGAGAACATTGAGAAGAGCTTAACGATGAGCGATAGTGGAAGCCTTTTGGTAACTGCTTTATCCTATGCTTTTTGGTATTTCTTAATTTTTTACTGTATTTATATTGGGAGTATGTTTATTTCGTATGCCGTTTCTAAAAATCGCAGATCGCTATTCTATCAAGGGCTTCTTGTTTTTCTTGTTATGGGGAGCGTTTATATCTTTAACGTGATTCACCATGAACATTACTCTTACTCGATCCATTTAGGATTGCTTGCGATTCTATTATTTTTACATAACTTTATTCCTGAGCAGCGATATTTTTATAGCATGTTTAGTGTCATTATCTTATTTTTATTCTTTGCGGTTCAGTGGTTAAACATGGTCCCAGGGCTTACGGTCTTTGGTATTGGTACGGATGATTTTGCGGTGAGTATTAAGCTTGCTGACGAATATTTAACGGATAATACGTTGTTTAGCACGATTTCCATTATTCTATTTGCTGGCTTTTTTTTAATCGCAGTCATTGTCACGACGATTCTTCACTTATTTAGCAAGCAAGTGACGATTACAAGGAAGTATCAAAAACAAACAGAAGAGCTACAGGAGGCGCGTGGTGAACTGTTTGAGACGAATGTATATAAAGAGATTCATTCGTTAGTGCACGATATGAAGACGCCTCTTGTGACAGTTGAGGGGCTTGTGTCCTTAATTGAATTAAAAAATGAGGATAAGAAAGTGGACGGATATTTTGACCGGATTTATGGATCGGTGAACAAGATGAAAGATATGGTTTCTGAGATTCTCTATGAGGAGACGAAGCGGGAGATGGAGGTCATGGAGGTCATACAATACGTGAGGAGTCATCTTTCCATTGATGACGATTCCATTACGGTTTCAGTAAAAGTGGAGGAAGACCTTCCGATGATCGAGGTGAATAAGATCCGCTTCTCCCGGGCCCTTTCGAATATGGTCGAGAATGCACTACGGTCGTTACGAGAAACGGGAGGCACGCTTAAGGTACAAGCCTATTCTTATGCTGAGGGGGTCGCTTTTTCTATTAAAGATGATGGTCCTGGCGTAGACCCTAGCTTATTAGAGGAGATCTGGGAAGAGGGGTTCAGTACGAAGCGTTCATCAGGAATTGGTTTGCCGTTTGTGAAGAGCGTTGTTGATCAGCATGGAGGCACGATTGATATGAAGAGTACACCGTATGTGGAGACGTCTGTAACGGTTTATTTACCTGTTTATGTAGAGGAGGAAGCTTATGATTTTAGTCATTGA
- a CDS encoding DUF6305 family protein: MKKYSIVLALIVACGLLVLIRYQDSSEENWNTWPNLPAPVGKEPILITSAGQAIEGKVFSYIADELNLDGDYRPRALATDLYEYKTVVVVVGYSPHGVRQTYRSYEEEKERVEQLYDEAEARDTPIIVVQLSGASREDPYTWDLYQASIPHADYIIGIQDLEYNETLLEQAKQHSVPITLVEGIEDTKTPFNLAFR; encoded by the coding sequence ATGAAAAAATACTCTATCGTCCTGGCACTCATTGTGGCTTGTGGTTTGTTGGTCTTGATTCGTTATCAAGATAGTTCTGAAGAGAACTGGAACACCTGGCCGAACCTTCCTGCTCCGGTTGGAAAAGAACCGATCCTTATTACATCAGCGGGGCAAGCCATTGAAGGAAAAGTCTTCTCTTACATAGCAGATGAATTGAATTTAGATGGAGACTATCGTCCTCGGGCATTGGCTACAGATTTATATGAATACAAAACCGTTGTTGTTGTAGTCGGCTATAGCCCCCACGGTGTGCGCCAAACCTACCGTTCTTATGAGGAAGAGAAGGAACGTGTTGAGCAATTGTATGATGAAGCGGAAGCAAGGGATACGCCTATTATTGTTGTTCAGCTAAGCGGAGCTTCAAGGGAAGACCCTTACACTTGGGACTTGTACCAAGCTTCTATCCCTCATGCGGATTACATCATAGGCATCCAAGACCTGGAATACAACGAAACCTTGCTAGAACAAGCCAAACAACATTCCGTCCCCATCACCCTTGTAGAAGGCATCGAAGACACCAAAACCCCCTTCAACCTGGCCTTCCGATAA
- a CDS encoding ABC transporter permease, translated as MPVAEVQSEEEVRSEQSDPKEVSLWKDALSRIVKSKTSLLGLVIITLLVVIAVFAPLIAPYHPIDDGSVIDRYQPPSGEHWLGTDALGRDIFSRIAYGARISIQIGVVAVGISAVVGILLGGISGYLGRWVDMVVMRFIDILMAFPSILLAIAMVAVLGRSLTNAMIAVGIVGVPQFARIVRSTVLSVKEKEFVEAARATGVKNGRILFRHVLPNCMAPIIVQTTLSIGTAILDAAGLSFLGLGAQGATPEWGAMLKAGVDALQTAPWVVMFPGLAILLVVLGFNLLGDGLRDALDPRLRQ; from the coding sequence ATGCCAGTAGCAGAAGTGCAATCGGAAGAAGAAGTTCGATCGGAACAGTCTGACCCGAAAGAAGTAAGTTTATGGAAAGATGCGTTATCGCGTATTGTAAAAAGCAAAACGTCGTTGCTCGGGTTAGTCATTATTACATTGCTTGTCGTGATTGCTGTATTTGCTCCCTTGATTGCCCCTTACCATCCGATTGATGACGGGAGTGTTATCGATCGCTATCAGCCGCCTTCTGGTGAGCACTGGTTAGGGACCGATGCTCTTGGCCGTGATATCTTCAGTCGTATTGCATATGGTGCGCGAATTTCGATTCAGATTGGTGTTGTAGCCGTCGGAATCTCAGCCGTTGTCGGCATTCTTCTTGGAGGAATCTCTGGTTATCTTGGGCGCTGGGTTGATATGGTCGTGATGCGATTTATTGATATCCTAATGGCCTTTCCGAGTATCCTTCTTGCCATTGCGATGGTGGCTGTACTTGGACGTAGCCTGACAAACGCTATGATTGCCGTCGGGATCGTGGGGGTTCCGCAATTTGCGCGGATTGTGCGGTCGACGGTGCTATCCGTGAAGGAAAAAGAATTCGTCGAAGCCGCCAGGGCGACAGGTGTGAAAAATGGACGCATCCTTTTCCGGCATGTTTTACCCAACTGTATGGCACCGATTATCGTTCAAACGACACTCAGTATTGGTACGGCAATCTTAGATGCAGCCGGTCTTAGCTTCCTTGGACTTGGAGCTCAAGGGGCAACGCCAGAGTGGGGAGCTATGCTTAAAGCAGGAGTCGACGCCTTACAAACGGCCCCGTGGGTTGTCATGTTCCCAGGCCTTGCGATTCTCCTTGTTGTATTAGGGTTCAACCTCCTTGGCGACGGACTTCGCGATGCTCTTGATCCAAGACTGAGGCAATAG
- a CDS encoding ABC transporter permease: protein MVSYIVRRLLMTIPVLLGVSILAFSLIHLIPGDPARSMLGSKANEEQLMQLRQELRLDDPYIAQYGSFLGDLATGDLGTSVKSKEAVADELENRLPATVELSLFAMLLATVIGVLAGVIAAVKQYSWFDNVSMTGALLGVSIPIFWLGLMMIWLFSVKLQWLPASGRLSTGTELETITNFFLIDSILTWNWAAFGDAFVHLLMPGIALGTIPMAIIARMTRSSMLEVMNQDYIRTADAKGLASYLVVFQHALKNAFLPVLTVIGLQFGFLLGGAVLTETIFSWPGVGRYVLQSILGRDYPVVQGTILVIAIMFVFVNLLTDILYKYIDPRISFD, encoded by the coding sequence ATGGTAAGTTATATCGTTCGAAGATTGTTGATGACGATTCCTGTTTTACTTGGCGTCTCGATCCTGGCGTTTTCACTCATTCATTTAATACCGGGGGATCCAGCGCGAAGTATGCTAGGAAGCAAGGCGAACGAAGAGCAACTCATGCAGCTTCGTCAAGAACTACGGTTAGATGACCCGTACATCGCTCAGTATGGAAGCTTTCTTGGGGATCTGGCCACAGGAGATCTTGGTACGTCTGTAAAGTCAAAAGAGGCTGTAGCGGACGAGTTAGAGAATCGCTTGCCAGCAACAGTTGAATTGAGCCTGTTCGCTATGCTCCTTGCTACTGTCATTGGCGTTTTAGCCGGCGTGATTGCGGCTGTTAAACAGTATTCTTGGTTTGACAATGTGAGTATGACGGGGGCCTTGCTCGGTGTATCTATTCCGATCTTCTGGCTTGGACTTATGATGATCTGGTTATTCTCCGTTAAACTGCAGTGGCTACCGGCTTCTGGTCGTCTTTCGACTGGGACGGAGCTTGAGACGATTACGAATTTCTTTTTAATCGATAGCATTTTGACATGGAACTGGGCTGCATTTGGTGATGCATTTGTCCATTTGTTAATGCCAGGCATTGCGCTTGGGACGATTCCGATGGCGATTATTGCCCGTATGACCCGTTCAAGTATGCTTGAAGTCATGAACCAGGATTACATACGTACAGCGGATGCTAAGGGATTAGCGAGTTACCTTGTTGTCTTCCAACATGCTTTAAAAAATGCCTTCCTTCCTGTCCTGACGGTAATTGGTTTGCAGTTTGGTTTTCTACTAGGCGGAGCCGTATTAACAGAAACTATCTTCTCCTGGCCTGGAGTCGGCCGTTACGTATTGCAGTCGATTCTTGGACGTGACTATCCGGTCGTGCAAGGAACCATTCTCGTCATTGCGATTATGTTCGTGTTCGTAAACCTCCTGACCGATATTCTGTACAAATACATCGATCCGAGGATCTCATTTGATTAA
- a CDS encoding ABC transporter substrate-binding protein — protein sequence MMKQHLLRTLLGVALLTLLVVAGCSGDDDQASTENDDSQDDAKSSENEDNTLVFARGADSQQLDPSKVTDGESLYVTQQIYDTLVTYKEDGTEVQPGLATDWQVSDDGKKYTFQLREDVKFHDGTDFTAEDVVYNFDRWVETDDSIYFGYMFGGSEEDPNGFLKSVEATGDYEVTFTLDKPNAPFIYTLAMPPFGIASPDAVDEHGENYFKNPVGTGPFKFNSWSKGDKITLDKNEDYFGDVAHVDQVVFRVIPDNGARYLELQSGSIDMMKGMNPQDISGAEDNEDLQVFRRPSMNVGYMAMNTDQDGPMADPKVRKAINLGVNKEELLTLFEGLGKPAKNPMPPSLWGYNEDVEPYGYDPEEAKKLLAEAGYGDGLDVTLYAMSNPRPYLPQPKLTAQAIQQMLKEVNVNVEIVENEWETHQTKTQNGEHDMAFLGWTGDNGDPDNFLYVLLDKDNAKEGSAGNIAFYKNDEIHDLLTEAQVEQDQEKRSELYKKAQEIIHDDAPWLPIAHTTPPIAAKNNIDGYVPHPTGTEKFNHIKLK from the coding sequence ATGATGAAACAACATTTACTTCGGACGCTTCTTGGCGTTGCACTTTTGACACTTTTAGTTGTGGCAGGGTGTAGCGGTGATGATGATCAGGCGTCAACGGAAAACGACGACAGTCAAGACGATGCAAAAAGCAGTGAGAATGAAGATAACACGCTCGTATTCGCAAGAGGAGCGGACTCTCAACAGTTAGACCCGTCAAAAGTAACGGACGGAGAGTCTCTTTATGTAACTCAACAGATTTATGACACGTTAGTGACGTACAAGGAAGACGGAACAGAAGTACAGCCTGGACTTGCTACGGATTGGCAAGTGAGTGACGACGGCAAGAAATATACGTTCCAGCTTCGTGAGGACGTAAAATTCCACGATGGTACTGACTTCACGGCTGAAGACGTTGTGTATAACTTTGATCGTTGGGTGGAAACGGATGATTCCATTTACTTCGGTTACATGTTCGGTGGTTCTGAAGAAGATCCGAATGGTTTCTTGAAATCCGTTGAAGCAACGGGGGATTATGAAGTGACGTTTACGCTTGATAAGCCGAACGCACCGTTCATTTATACCCTTGCGATGCCTCCATTTGGTATTGCCTCTCCTGATGCTGTCGATGAGCATGGGGAGAACTACTTCAAGAACCCGGTTGGAACAGGACCTTTCAAGTTTAACTCATGGTCTAAAGGAGATAAGATCACCCTTGATAAAAACGAAGACTACTTTGGCGATGTGGCTCATGTAGATCAGGTAGTTTTCCGTGTTATTCCGGATAACGGTGCTCGCTATCTTGAGCTACAATCTGGCTCTATCGACATGATGAAGGGGATGAACCCACAGGATATCTCTGGCGCAGAAGATAACGAAGATCTTCAGGTGTTCCGCCGTCCTTCTATGAACGTTGGATACATGGCGATGAATACCGATCAGGATGGCCCAATGGCAGATCCTAAAGTGCGTAAAGCGATTAATCTAGGTGTAAATAAAGAAGAACTACTTACCCTATTCGAAGGATTAGGAAAACCTGCGAAAAACCCAATGCCACCAAGTCTTTGGGGATATAACGAGGACGTAGAACCTTATGGCTATGATCCTGAAGAAGCGAAGAAATTACTTGCTGAAGCGGGTTACGGGGACGGATTAGATGTGACACTTTACGCCATGTCCAACCCACGTCCTTACCTTCCGCAGCCGAAGTTAACGGCTCAAGCGATTCAGCAAATGCTTAAAGAAGTAAACGTAAACGTTGAGATCGTAGAAAACGAATGGGAAACGCACCAAACGAAAACGCAAAACGGTGAGCATGATATGGCGTTCTTAGGTTGGACAGGGGACAACGGTGACCCTGATAACTTCCTTTATGTTCTACTAGATAAGGATAATGCAAAAGAAGGTTCTGCAGGAAATATCGCTTTCTATAAGAATGACGAAATTCATGACTTGTTAACAGAGGCGCAAGTAGAGCAAGATCAGGAGAAACGTTCTGAGCTTTACAAGAAAGCGCAGGAAATTATTCATGACGATGCACCTTGGTTGCCAATCGCTCACACCACACCACCGATTGCAGCGAAGAACAACATCGACGGATATGTTCCACACCCAACAGGTACAGAGAAATTTAACCACATCAAACTGAAGTAA
- a CDS encoding ABC transporter ATP-binding protein: MTTLLEVNNLKKHFPIKGGGIIPRKVGAVKAVDGVSFSVQKGETLGLVGESGCGKSTTGRAILNLINPSEGEVFYKGEDISKLKGEKLRKLRQNIQIIFQDPYASLNPRMTVEQIIEEPMKAFNTPKKERKEKVDYLLNRVGLSSYHKHRYPHQFSGGQRQRIGIARALTVNPDLIICDEPVSALDVSIQAQVVNLMEDLQEEFNLTYIFIAHDLSVVHHISDRVAVMYLGEIVEVGEVDELYSNPKHPYTQALLSAIPEANPHKKKERIMLEGDLPSPSIPPEGCKFHTRCPFAEEQCRVKHPELKSVAAGDHQAACHLVKEVVEAPV, from the coding sequence ATGACAACGCTATTAGAAGTGAACAATCTGAAGAAACATTTTCCGATTAAAGGTGGAGGCATTATTCCACGGAAAGTTGGAGCTGTGAAAGCTGTAGACGGTGTGTCGTTTTCCGTTCAAAAAGGGGAGACGCTCGGGCTTGTTGGAGAGAGTGGTTGTGGAAAATCTACGACGGGCCGCGCTATTTTAAACCTTATTAACCCATCAGAAGGGGAGGTTTTCTATAAGGGAGAGGACATATCAAAGCTTAAGGGTGAGAAGCTCCGTAAACTACGGCAGAATATCCAGATTATTTTCCAAGATCCTTATGCCTCTTTAAACCCGCGTATGACAGTGGAACAAATTATTGAAGAGCCAATGAAGGCTTTCAATACGCCGAAGAAAGAGCGAAAGGAAAAGGTGGACTACCTTCTTAATCGAGTGGGATTGAGTTCCTATCATAAACATCGTTACCCACACCAGTTTAGTGGAGGTCAGCGACAGCGGATTGGGATTGCCAGAGCCTTAACGGTTAACCCGGACCTCATTATTTGTGACGAGCCGGTTTCTGCGCTTGATGTTTCCATTCAGGCACAGGTGGTGAACTTGATGGAAGACTTGCAGGAAGAATTCAACTTAACCTACATATTTATCGCTCACGATTTAAGTGTCGTTCACCATATTAGTGACCGTGTTGCTGTTATGTATCTCGGTGAGATTGTCGAGGTCGGTGAAGTGGATGAGCTCTATTCGAATCCGAAGCACCCGTATACGCAAGCTCTTTTATCAGCGATTCCAGAGGCCAATCCTCATAAGAAAAAGGAACGCATTATGTTAGAAGGAGATCTACCAAGTCCTTCGATTCCGCCGGAAGGGTGTAAGTTCCACACCCGTTGCCCGTTTGCTGAAGAGCAATGCCGGGTGAAGCATCCGGAATTAAAGTCAGTTGCAGCAGGGGATCACCAGGCTGCTTGTCATTTAGTTAAAGAAGTTGTGGAAGCGCCTGTTTAG